Proteins encoded by one window of Mus musculus strain C57BL/6J chromosome 10, GRCm38.p6 C57BL/6J:
- the Tbxa2r gene encoding thromboxane A2 receptor, with the protein MWPNGTSLGACFRPVNITLQERRAIASPWFAASFCALGLGSNLLALSVLAGARPGAGPRSSFLALLCGLVLTDFLGLLVTGAIVASQHAALLDWRATDPSCRLCYFMGVAMVFFGLCPLLLGAAMASERFVGITRPFSRPTATSRRAWATVGLVWVAAGALGLLPLLGLGRYSVQYPGSWCFLTLGTQRGDVVFGLIFALLGSASVGLSLLLNTVSVATLCRVYHTREATQRPRDCEVEMMVQLVGIMVVATVCWMPLLVFIMQTLLQTPPVMSFSGQLLRATEHQLLIYLRVATWNQILDPWVYILFRRSVLRRLHPRFSSQLQAVSLRRPPAQAMLSGP; encoded by the exons ATGTGGCCCAATGGCACCTCGCTGGGGGCCTGCTTTCGCCCGGTGAACATCACGCTGCAGGAGCGACGTGCCATCGCGTCGCCATGGTTCGCTGCGTCCTTTTGCGCGCTGGGCCTGGGGTCCAACCTGCTGGCACTGAGTGTGCTGGCTGGGGCGCGGCCCGGCGCGGGACCCCGCTCCTCCTTCCTCGCTCTGCTGTGCGGCCTTGTTCTCACCGACTTCCTGGGGCTGCTAGTCACCGGCGCCATCGTGGCGTCGCAACACGCTGCCTTGTTGGACTGGCGAGCCACTGACCCCAGCTGCCGCCTGTGCTACTTCATGGGGGTAGCTATGGTGTTCTTCGGGCTGTGTCCCCTGCTCCTGGGGGCCGCCATGGCCTCTGAGCGCTTCGTGGGCATCACACGGCCCTTCTCACGACCCACGGCCACATCGCGCCGCGCCTGGGCTACTGTCGGGCTGGTGTGGGTGGCGGCCGGGGCACTCGGGCTGCTGCCACTACTGGGGCTTGGCCGCTACAGTGTGCAGTACCCCGGCTCTTGGTGCTTCCTGACACTCGGGACACAGCGCGGTGACGTGGTCTTCGGGCTCATATTCGCACTCCTGGGCAGCGCGTCCGTGGGGCTGTCCCTCCTGCTCAACACCGTTAGTGTGGCCACACTCTGCCGGGTCTACCACACGCGCGAGGCCACACAGCGCCCACGGGACTGCGAGGTGGAGATGATGGTTCAGCTCGTGGGCATCATGGTGGTGGCCACGGTGTGTTGGATGCCCTTGCTG GTCTTCATCATGCAGACTTTGTTGCAGACACCACCTGTCATGAGCTTCTCTGGGCAGCTGTTGCGGGCCACAGAGCACCAGCTGCTCATCTACCTGCGTGTGGCCACCTGGAACCAGATCTTGGACCCCTGGGTCTATATCCTCTTTCGCCGGTCTGTGCTCCGGCGCCTGCATCCGCGGTTCAGTTCACAGCTCCAGGCTGTGTCCTTGCGCCGGCCTCCAGCCCAGGCCATGCTCAGTGGACCCTGA